The Periplaneta americana isolate PAMFEO1 chromosome 16, P.americana_PAMFEO1_priV1, whole genome shotgun sequence genome segment TTGAGGTatctgtttgttttatttgctctgtatttgTAGGAAGTGCACAGTGACTTCAATGAGGAGCCAAGGGTGGAAGTGACGACAGAGGACAACGAGGTTTTCGCCGAAAGGTGAGTGTGGTGTGCGAGTCTTCACGTAGAGAGTTCATTGTGTTTCAAGGTTCCGTTTTCTTGACTGTCCAGAAGTAGCTTCAGAAGAACTGTCTGTCTGATTCATCCAGCAACAATCAGTTatcacaatcacactcaacttTCCTTGATGTCTGGTTTCCATAAGTACTGTTCAAACCtttcttcatattcttcattAAAAGTGCTTAGATTTTCAACATAATTATTTAGATGGACAAGCATACACTCATATTGCAGCCTAGAGAATTGAAACTCTTCAACttaatttctacaatttctttATAATTGAAGTCTTTGTAATTCCCAAGGAAATTATGTACTGCCATTTTGAGTTCATTCCAAGACGTTTTCTGCGATCCGCTCATCACATTTAGGAAgccattatgtaatattaatttgcgtgatttacttatttattcatttatttatctgtttgttcgttcgttcatgcATCCTGGTGCAGTTAAGGGCATCTGTCTTTCACTTTCACACCATCAAAATTACAACTACAATGTTACATACAGTGGTTCTTCAACTATGTTTCACCAGGTTCTGATTTCTTTCTGTTTGGCCACTGTTTCCCCCTCCACTGTGTAGACCTAGTCCTTCTATCCCTCTCACACAAGAAACTTGTTGGTGTTGTTATTAATGCAGAGTTCCTAGCAATAATGCCATTAACTCCCCAGCTGTCCAGTGTTTCGCACACATAGTGAGTTTAGAATAGTGCTTTCACGAAATGAGCACAGCAACTTATGATTTTCAAGTTACAAGATAGCTGCATGCTTCTCTGTAAAAGACTGCATAGAACTGTATGTCTACTCAGCTCTCAGGCGCAAAATTGTTACTGTAAGTGAAGTATTGTAGTTGTAGTGGCATCACAATCatataaatgaaacaatttatatttttattacctgAGATACGTCATGCACAATAATAAACAGCAGTTAAAAACTGTAATGAATTTAGAAAAATTCTACAAAAGACAGACAAGTAAGACACAGACAATATTTAAAAACGGAAATATGTGTGATATAAAATTGAAGCATTCAGCCGAACAACGGtctatgttagaatttataaaaattgagTTTTTAATGGTATAATCCTCTGTATAGTCTTTCACAGCTGTcacaaatattgtttttcaatatctgtatcagaggcgcttctacacgagttacaaccatgattTTCTTGgctggaacaacggtctatgtcactagtcacttctagcgtatccagttgtttacatcgtatcgggagttattgcacgggagtttgttctctttacgaatactgggtgcttgaactctgtgtatcaggtttcggttgatctattacgtaaaatggatgACGGATAAACAGTGATGAAATTGACGAGCTAAATAAAtctaaagaaataaaaaggatCCAGACAAATTGATATTAGTAAGTGGAAAATCTGTCACCTAAATGATCCTGGTTGGCGTAGTTGGTACAGCACTAGCCTTCAAtccctgaggttgcgggttcaattctgggccaggtcgatggcatttaaaatgcttaaatgcgacaggctcatgtccgtaggtttactggcatgtaaaagtaccCCTGTGGGACACTGtcgacggtgatataacctcggcagatgcgagcgtcgttaaataaaaattttttttttgtgcgacATAAAAGTCTCTGAGACATAGTGGTGTTGAGAATACAAGGAAGACAAAGTCGCAAGATACTGGGAAAGATCCCCAAACTAATGGAATTTCCTCTCTGttattttgcagtattttattacttgtattttaatttacattttacctAGTGTTGGTCCCGccatctgttgggatggatactgaatattcggggCAGGGATTCAAACTCCATCTCCTAACAATTTCCCAACTGtcgtatttaattttctttattcttattgttacaactttcattaatttaatggtgtctaTACAGTgcaatactgcagttattttctagtATCGCTgctattatttgatcaatattgtatgtttattcataatatgacattgagtgtaactttagtAAACTACAtgttgttaattcatattaatatataacatttaaaaataaatgtcataatcgaATTGTTCATactttaacctttttattgatttagTATATTTCGTACTATtgtgattgtataaaactgtttattgtctgtattccccagtacCATTGTTGTGGAGTTAAATCTATTGTTAAACTTCTGCGATGTGTAATATGTCATTCAGTAACATACATTCGTGTACCTTGCTTAGTGTACTAAACATACTTATGGAATAACAATCTATGTTCCCGTTGAATAGTAAATTcatgagcggaattacgatgtaacatatCTGTTTCTCTTGCACAGTTAGCACATTGTAACATAGACCATTATTCGGCCCAACGTTTCAGTTATGATtttatgactatttttttttataaattagcaGTACATCACGTTCAATCATATATGATATTCTTCTAGGCCAAAATAGTATGTATTGTAGTTTAATTATATCATGACGAAACACTGGAAGAAAGACCAATATACTGGTACGTAAATACATGCACAAACAGAACCACAAAGAAAATTAGTTATTTCCTAAgcttttaattcattaattatctGTTGCAAATGCAATGTGTACTTACGATGTTGAAACACATTTTCCTTTATTACAAGAGTTCATTCTTCTTACTTGAAGCACTTGCTGCAGAAGCTTCAAATTTAACTATTATTTTTAGGTATAACATTCTCTATACCAGGTAATATTAGTTAGCAACTGCAGTCCTTAAAACtgaacataatttattatctGTCAGTCGACTTTTAAGTTAAGATATGTTAAGTTTCATGGAAGGGAAGAACTGATTACAACTATACGTACTATCGAACATTGATATTATTTCCAAaactatttcttacattattatttaaaataggaagtaaaaattgaagtaattgagGATATTGTGATGAAGCCTTCAATGCTCTTCATTCTTTAACTTGAGGTCGAATGATGCATTGCATTAAATTTGTACTTCCCTAAGACGTCTAGCATAAGACTGCAGGTAGGAGAAATATATCAGAGGAGGTAATGTTTGAACACTTGGTGTCCTGGAACAGAAATGATAAAAACAACGTAAAAGAACTGATGACGTCGCTGATTTAGAGGAAAGTGCTAGACATCGCTGCAAATGATTCTGGTGTACATCTTCCTAAAGACTGCACACTGGACAAAATGGCGAAGACATAATTCCAATTTACTTCAAGTGTTTGTAGgtagcactcttgatagtagttctgcacaaaatataaaaatgaatggaatTGTTACTAGTTAACGTTCGTAGGACAATAGATACCAAGTTAGAGATAATAGCAATCAGATTTTCTCATGATGGCTCTTAATGCGAAACGGTATCAGCAATGTTCCACTGCAATTTTCTCTATCTTTAAAGtgacaaaattaaaaactgtaAAGATTTTAGACATCAgaagaataaaatatagaaaaagttaTAGCACATGTGTAAAATGAGATTTCGAAACAATCGCATAAAATTGCATGCTCGAGTCGAAAAAGATGAAAGCAAAGTTAGGTTACTGTGGACTGAGGCTCAAAAATGAAAGCTAACTGAGAGTTGACTAACGTGGTGTAATCCTTATGAAATATATTGTGCAGAAGAAGTACAAGTTGATTAGTCATTTTAGATACTTGCAccattgctcaaaaattaattaTGAGCATGTATCTGTAATTGTAATGTACCCCCTCATTTAATAGGTTTGTGTTAATTTGAATATTCaataatgaattgttttcttgtgACTATTTTATAGACTCATAGTATATTTACTTCAGGATTGCAGCTAGGAATGAGAGGACTGCATCAAGAGAATTGGCCATTCTTCCTCTTGAAGATAACGAGATTCCTAGGAAGTCGGGTTCCTCGAGAAAACCTGAGCGGACTCGTGAAGATGAGAAGCAGTTGGAATTACAAttgtctaaaatatgttcctcgCCTGCAAAAAATCTCAACAGTCGTTCATCTATGGACGTAAgcaagaaacctttcaaatgcgaagtTTGTGATAAGTCTTTTTCAAACTCGAAATGTCTAAAAACTCATGAAAGTCTGCACACCGGCCAGAAACGTTTCAAGTGTGACGTTTGTGGCAAGTGTTTCTTGCGGTCGGGAGGTTTAATAAACCATAAACGTGTGCATACAGGCGAGAAGCCTTTCAATTGTCAATTTTGTGGTAAGTTCTTTTCACAGAAGACTAATCTAAAAACTCATCAAAGTCTGCACACTGGCGACAAACCTTTCAAGTGTGACGTTTGTAGCAAGTGTTTCTTGCGGTCGGGTGGTTTAAAAAACCATAAACGCGTGCATACAGGCGAGAAGCTTTACAATTGCCAATTTTGTGGTAAGTTCTTTTCACAGAAGACTTATCTAAAAACTCATCAACGTCTGCACACTGGCGACAAAccttttaaatgtgatgtttgtggtgagTGTTTCTCACATTCGTATTGCCTTAAAAGACATGAATATGTGCACTCTGGCGAGAAACCTTAtttatgtgatgtttgtggtaagtgttttagGCATTTTGGTGATTTAAAAGCCCATGAACGTGTACACTGCGGCGTGAAAACTTTCAAATGTGATGCTTGTGGTAAATGTTTCTTCCTGTCGCGTCACTTAAAATCACATGAAAGTGTGCACTTTCTCGAGAAACCGTTTAAGTGTGACGTTTGTGGTAATTGTTTTTCGCGGACGAGTGTCCTAAAACGCCATGAATGTGTCCACTCTGACGAGAAACCTTTCCAATATGATGTTTGTAGTAAGAGTTTTTCTAACTCTGGTGGCCTTAAAGTCTATCAATGTGTGCACTCTGGCGAGCAACCTTTTAAATGTGATCTTTCTGGTAAATCATTCTCGCAGTTGGGTAACCTAAAATCCCATGAACGTGTGCACTCTATCGAGACAGCTTTCAAGTGTGACatttgtggtaaatgtttctcGCGGTCCAGTGCCCTAAAACGCCACCAAGGTGTCCACTCTGCCGAGAAATCTTTCAAATGTGTTGTTTGTGGTAAGAATTTCTCGCGGATCGATAGCCTAAAAGCCCATGAACGTGTGCACTCTGGcatgaaacctttcaaatgtgatttttGTAGTAAGAGGTACTCGCGATCGGGTCACTTAAAAATCCATGAATATGTGCACTCTGGcgtgaaacctttcaaatgtaatgTGTGTGGTAATGGTTTCTCGCAATCGTGTGACCTAAAGGCCCATCTACGTGTGCACTCTggcgagaagcctttcaaatgtgatgtgtgTGGTAAATGTTTCTCGCACTCGGGTACCTTAATAGTTCATAAACGTATCCACTCTGGCCagaaaccttttaaatgtgatgtttgtggtaagtgttgcTCGCAGTCAGGTCACTTAAATGACCATAAATGCCTGCATATTGGGGAGAAACCTTTCTAATGTGTTTCTAGCAGTAGCTTTACCAGAACTTGTGCACTCTGGCGCGAAACGTTTCAAATGTGATTTTTGTAGTAAGTGTTAACACGGGTGAAATAAAAGCCCTTAATTGTCTGCATAAGAGGGATACTCttttcaaatgtgatatttgtggtaaATACTACAGTATATCTCAAGTATCCTAAGAGGACTCCTGCGTCAGCACATAGGCGAGGAACCTTTCAAATGTGTTTTTTTGTGGTAAAGGTCGGGTAGTGTTAAAAGCCATTAACTGCTATAGGCAAGAAGCAGTTCAAGTCTGATATTTCTGAAAGAtgattctttttctcttttttttttcttgaagattattttaaatatgtttttaaatatattgatgAAAAGGTTTGGTAATGCGATGTTTTGTGCAACGTGTGTTTTCTCTGTCTTGTAGGATAAAACTGTTAGGTCCACAATAAACAAGGAaggaaaacgacaacgagaacagaaatGCTGTTAAAATGCATTGTGCAAAGGACGTGAAAGTTGATGTACTCTTTTCACGTAAATCTATTTTCTCGTCGTGTATTTTGCAGGAAGGGTTCATGTTTATCCATCATGTCTCACTAGCTCAGAAATTTAGTAGAATCACTCTCAGTATTATGCTGCGTGTATCTAACCAGATTACCACTAGAATTGACTTCGTAAGATATTCTGTGTAAACATTTTGTATTAGTTTAACCTGTTTTTGAAGatctattttcagaacatgggaggactgATAGTAAGGGGAATAAGAATAAAGTTCATGAGATTTTGtgatgacatggcgttgttatcagaagaggaggaaatactaagggatatcagcatatagttaattatacagaATGGACACTTCGAGTCGATACTTTGATGTAGCACGACTGATTTCAATGATCTTCAAACCATTTTGAGTGCGATATTCTCCTTTCTTCCAGGATTTGTCACTGACATCGCACCAGCAAGCATTCGACACAGCAGTAATATAACACGTACAATTAATAGATCTAGATGCATTAtgcactgaaataaaataaattggaccgatgaaataataaattcgtcattAACTGTAAAATGTAGACACTAGACTTCCTTTACAATGAGATTTGAGAGGTTGACCCCAAcatcatttaaaatatgtaatgatttgatagtgctgaaaattgaaaaacagaactcctgtaagctgtaaaaccatatacctatattatattgtatacaaatattaaatgaatttgatacataattttataaagtattatgttattttatagtataatttattatatataatatataacaaattattattactgctagtttatcattgagaaataaggaaaagctgttaacttgaatttatttgaagcaaagcgttactggttTATGCAATAAGGTTGGCgatgatgtttggatcctgtgtctcaactctattctcaattattatcttagcatgtgctcgattacactaacctctagcgcttgaaagcgGAAATAAGCGCCggcgcacagaaaaacaaaacaggaaaattcgctcattgTCAATCCttcataatccctattcgctggggatatgctactggaactaaaggACAGCTCTGAGCAAAAGTATGGGAGcactataaatacaaataagacgaggaccatggtcataggaagaaaaatttagAATGTAAACTTGCAAATTCCAAATGAGGCATTAGAGAATGTGGACAGCTAATACCTGCTGCCATTGTAGTAGGCCCTGGATTTCTGTTTGTTCAGGAAAATGCCAGGGCACATTCTGCGGCTGTCACCAGGGATTTCCTATGGGAGAATGAAATTAAGGTAATGGAGTGGCCAGCGATCAGCCCAGTTCTCAACTATATTGACACTTGTGGAATCTTCTGAATACGAAAGTCAGGAACCGACATCAAGCTCCACAAACCCTGCAGGAACTTGGAGATGCTGTAGAGGAGGAATGGGAGAATATTCCCCAGAGGAAATACAGAATCTCATAGGGACCATGCCACGAAGATGGCAAGCCGTCATCGAATGTCGTAGAGGCCATACACGATACTAGACCTTTGTAGCGGGTGTTTAAGTTTGATAAGTAAGGACGAGATTCAGTTTCTTATATAGTGcaatgttttaaacagttgtttgttgacattattcatTTGTCTTTATTGATATGGAGATAAATGTGGCCATAAATAACCATAAATAATACactttattaatttcatgtttGTACCTTTatccaatgcaaaaaaaaatgttgaaataaatcttattgTTCCCctaattgttttgagcagtgtataTTTTTATGGAAGATGCTGAAACATTGCATGAAGCGAAATGGCAGTGACATTGGGAGTTTTAACGAAAGTTATGATCAAATAGTAGAAATTGAGACGAAGTACTTCCATAGAAAATATGACAGGGGTGAATGCAAGGAAGTCCTGAGGCCAGGAGAGGGAAAGCGGAAAATGTCTTTTGGTAGAAGTGTCAGATCGACATACTCCCACATTGGAAGTTGTCATAATGGGGTACAATTTGACTAGGATTCCCATCGTTTCTGATGGGTGACCAgcaataaattttcatataaattgtgtaggcaactgttcgaagacaagaTGAAACTCATGACACCAATGAGGCATCtgtcatgaagcaactaagccagcagATAATTGTATATGGTTGCCATCTCATTTCCCCTTCCGTTGCATTTATcgatgactagtaacatatttcattaatgagatgtatacaaacaattgttcttcctctgacatgtaAGTGAAGTACTgctgtttattaatatatatatatatatatatatatatatatatcagccagTACCCCAATTAGAAGTAATCTTctagttataaatataaaaaaagtatAATTGGTACTTGTCTACTTCATTTCTAAGTCTGCTTGTCTATTTTGTAAATtccaattacattaaattaatccTAGCCTCTTAACTGCCTAGAGTCTCTGGGTCTCTTATGTCGAGGCTTGTTTGGGAaaataaagtaggctatatgtcACTTCTTTATTACTCAGTCTTACGTACGGTACGGCTGTATGCTTCacaatatttcaacattacaacggcaaaattaacgaaatataaataatattatacatacttcTTTCAACAAAACAACAATTTCCCATGTCcgttagaaagagagaaagatacgCCTCAGTTATCCCAATAGTACAGAAGGTACACGGCACTTTCTTTCAGCATTTTTCTACAGGTGTTATGTATCCAGTTTATTTATATTGAGATCACTGGCGACTATTGAAGCGTCATAGACCCGACTGTCACGGTCCGTTTGATCCACATATTTGGCCATACTTTTTTTAATCATCGCATGGAATggattacaaaatagaagagaatgAGGCTTCATCAGAGGTAAATAGAAAAAGTTTACTGTGTACCTTGTTTGTATGTTTATCGAACAGTGGagaaaagcatacatttcacACTTTATAATCAATTGAATAAATGCCTTCTGTTGCTGTGTTTTATATGGCGTCATGTATTGATCTGGCTTTATGAAGTGTGCGTTGATTCTTCTCTCATGGGAAGAACTTTTCACACGAAGTTCAGCTAGTGTCTCTGACCGCTGTTCACCCTGCATCATGATCGAGTATTACAGagctacaataattattaacttaatccGCCCCAAAACCGTATGGAACTGCGATTCTGTTTGATACGTCCGTTTGAAACTTAGTTGAACATAGGATATCATGTGAGAGAGATTTTGTTTGGCGTTATTATTTCTAAGACAATTGTATTCAGGCCAGGTGCTTTCTGATGTCCCACAACAGTCATATTTTCTAACGCACTTGATCAAAATTTATGGAGTACATGCTAccacttattgacaagtaaaacGTTAACTTTAATTAAATTTGTGGAAAGGCTTAAAACAACATTGATTTGAAATCTGCTTCTGTTACTGACGTGTACATTATGATTCACATTAGCAATGACTGTCATGCACAACCAGATTGGCGGCTGTTACTGATCAAGTAATCtttaaaaataactaataaaattattcacgatGTTTTTCTGTCCTGTAGGAAGGGAATTTATCGCATCTGCAAGTGACGGACATGAAGATAGAATGCGTGGACGAGAGTTACGATATCACATCAGAGATAAAGGTTGAAGACACCACACCAGTGCCTCTTGTCTTCCCTATGGTAAAAACTGAAGATGATGTAAGTGGTTCTCTATCAATATACGCATATATCAGTAATGCATTTGTAAGTATATCACACCTATTACCAGTCTAGAATTGTATTAACTCTTTGAAGTTTTCCATAACTTTCACAACTTAAACTCTAGggattcattttaaaattcaaataataatattaataataataataataataataataataataataataattctgaaatatttatttctgctattgaaGCCAGAATTATCTCGAATACATGGAGACAATTGTGCGTAGGAACAGACTTCTTTTTAAGTTTACGGttttttttattctcttgttGCAGATGTAACAATTACTTTGATACACATTGACTAATGGGTTTAAACcattgcctgctggatcgcatcttatgggTGCTAACAATGCCTGCTCAATCAGCGTTTATGTGCGAgtaatgaaaaaagttattttgcctCAAGGTGgccaccgctattaacattatcagtacaTGTAAACTAcccaaaataattattgttacgaCGTCTTTAAGTATCAAAAGAGAGAAAGCGTTGGGGAAACGATTCCGCAGGCTGTTCGGATGCTTCATACCGTAAGGGTgcaacctaaccatttttccccccatttctacatatgctagtggattgtggtgattttctactttgcaggttgaattttccttTGCCTACTTCGTTTCCAATTTTAATACTGACAGATACTGCAAATGGTTgtgattttgtaaccggtatgttggcagctgagacaaatatcggcaatatttgtcggtactgaagTGCCAAGCagttaaaattgtactagatctctgagccggttactggatgGTAGCGAAATTTGAACAtagtagtaattaattaatatcagttctaatattaatacatcatagttattttgtgtattgcgttgtggttataattcaagactatagtcatgtaagttttcggagttagtactaataatttcatgtggtcaaacaaaataaatttttaggttatgtctcgGGAgtaaaaccaatgaatttcgtattgccacaCAAAATAATTgtcatgttgatccctttccctgTATAGTTttcttatgaaaatatgttacaaattattgaattatttcgaataaccttccaacataaagtgcggtaagtaagtaattagttTAGTACAtaagatcgtgtgatatctggcaaCAATTGGCATCACTGAcatgacggcaatatttgctgttcaggaactgttcttatgtgaccgtCACTAtaaaccaattgtattcaattagatttAGAGTATAGctggacggaagagaaggcctactggccctAGCTCTGTCATTGAAGCCACTcgtgtggctcagtcggctaggtgcttgcctgccaatcccgAGTTGCGCTCAGTCacgggttcgattcacgctttTGGTTGATTCCCAGGTTGCGGATTTCCGAGTTTTTCCGGAACCATAATATGAATGTTACGTAATCTgtgcgaatcttcggcctcatgtcgccaaataccatctctcaaTCACCAATGTCATCGATGCTAAATTATCTAGTAGTtgttgcagcgtcgttaaatacatcAAGTAAAAACTCTTAATTTATTGAAACTGCACTTCAAAAATGTTTTTGCATGGATTATATACATTTTGATATGAATCCTGACCCTATTCATCATAGTGTAAATTACGTGCTAGGTTGTGATCATGCTGAGGCATATGAACACATAGGGAACAGCTTATAACAGTATAGGTCGTGTTCTAACATCCTGTgataaattgttcatttaatatATCTCTCtgtactgcaggaacggaatGTTGGGGATCAGTATTTGACTGGTATAAAGGAAGAATATGAGGACCAGACCCAAGATCTCACATCTGAGATAAAATTTGAAGATCATCCAGTGCCAATTTCATTCCCAGTTTTCAAACATGAACCTGAGGTAAGTGCAGAACAAGGAATGCACTGCGGTCCTCCAGTGTTTATcttgtattttgtttctcttctcaacGTCTTTTGCAACATGTGGTTTTTTTTCCACTCATCGTATTAACGTTCCCCTGTATGTTgtctcataaataataaaatttagtccacacctgaaGAGTAACattcagcgcgtctggcctcgaaacgaggtggcccgggttcgaatcccggtatggacaagttacccggttgaggtttttaccagggttttccctcaacccaatagagcaaatgaccagatgacccgggttcgaatcctggtcggggcaagttgctgtacctggttgaggtt includes the following:
- the LOC138692151 gene encoding zinc finger protein 271-like isoform X1, which translates into the protein MSYYSEEYLDQGHALTHEVKVDKGPIPISFPTLKNEPEERNLVDQHVTGLKEEYEDQIQDLTSEIKYEEDPVPISFPVFKHEPEEVHSDFNEEPRVEVTTEDNEVFAERIAARNERTASRELAILPLEDNEIPRKSGSSRKPERTREDEKQLELQLSKICSSPAKNLNSRSSMDVSKKPFKCEVCDKSFSNSKCLKTHESLHTGQKRFKCDVCGKCFLRSGGLINHKRVHTGEKPFNCQFCGKFFSQKTNLKTHQSLHTGDKPFKCDVCSKCFLRSGGLKNHKRVHTGEKLYNCQFCGKFFSQKTYLKTHQRLHTGDKPFKCDVCGECFSHSYCLKRHEYVHSGEKPYLCDVCGKCFRHFGDLKAHERVHCGVKTFKCDACGKCFFLSRHLKSHESVHFLEKPFKCDVCGNCFSRTSVLKRHECVHSDEKPFQYDVCSKSFSNSGGLKVYQCVHSGEQPFKCDLSGKSFSQLGNLKSHERVHSIETAFKCDICGKCFSRSSALKRHQGVHSAEKSFKCVVCGKNFSRIDSLKAHERVHSGMKPFKCDFCSKRYSRSGHLKIHEYVHSGVKPFKCNVCGNGFSQSCDLKAHLRVHSGEKPFKCDVCGKCFSHSGTLIVHKRIHSGQKPFKCDVCGKCCSQSGHLNDHKCLHIGEKPF
- the LOC138690936 gene encoding uncharacterized protein — protein: MDYKIEENEASSEEGNLSHLQVTDMKIECVDESYDITSEIKVEDTTPVPLVFPMVKTEDDERNVGDQYLTGIKEEYEDQTQDLTSEIKFEDHPVPISFPVFKHEPEEVHSDFNEGPRVEVTSEDKEVFAESIRLQVGEGYQGW